One window from the genome of Streptomyces sp. NBC_01476 encodes:
- a CDS encoding IS110 family transposase: protein MLFVGDDWAEDHHDVEVQDGTGRRLGTARLMEGVEGIAKLHALLARHGGEDLEPEQVVVGIETDRGPWVQALLAAGYQVYAVNPRQAARFKERYATSGAKSDRGDAHALADMVRIDRAQLRPVAGDSEQAQAVKVVARAHQTLIWERTRTFQRLRNTLREYFPGALTAYAGLELTSTDALELLVKAPTPEAAKKLTKPQIIAVLARHRRRDRDQKAAAIQKELREPQLAVAVPVAAAYAAAATAHARLLLALNEQIDALEAEVKTHFLTHPDAEIYLSMPGIGEIVGARVLAEFGDDPTRYASAKARKNYAGTSPVTRASGKVHTVQARYVRNNRLADALQRQAFCALQNSPGARRSYDKQRARDLDYNPALRQVGNRLVGILHGCLRTRTNYDEEAAWAHHGQLPAAA, encoded by the coding sequence GTGCTGTTCGTCGGCGACGACTGGGCTGAAGACCACCATGATGTCGAGGTTCAGGACGGAACGGGCCGCAGGCTCGGCACCGCCCGGCTGATGGAGGGCGTCGAGGGCATCGCGAAACTGCACGCCCTGCTCGCCCGTCACGGCGGCGAGGACCTGGAACCCGAGCAGGTGGTCGTCGGGATCGAGACCGACCGGGGGCCGTGGGTGCAGGCCCTGCTCGCGGCTGGCTACCAGGTCTACGCGGTCAACCCGCGCCAGGCGGCTCGGTTCAAGGAGCGGTACGCGACGTCCGGCGCGAAGAGTGACCGCGGCGACGCCCACGCACTGGCCGACATGGTCCGCATCGACCGCGCCCAGCTGCGGCCGGTCGCGGGCGACAGCGAGCAGGCCCAGGCCGTCAAGGTCGTCGCCCGCGCCCACCAGACCTTGATCTGGGAACGGACCCGGACCTTCCAGCGGCTGCGGAACACGCTGCGCGAGTACTTCCCCGGTGCCCTGACCGCCTACGCGGGCCTGGAGCTGACCAGCACCGATGCGCTGGAGCTGCTGGTCAAGGCGCCCACGCCGGAGGCCGCGAAGAAGCTGACGAAGCCACAGATCATCGCCGTCCTGGCCCGTCACCGCCGCCGTGATCGGGACCAGAAGGCCGCCGCGATCCAGAAAGAGCTACGCGAGCCCCAGCTCGCCGTCGCCGTCCCGGTGGCCGCCGCCTACGCCGCCGCGGCCACCGCGCACGCCCGGCTGCTGCTGGCCCTGAACGAGCAGATAGACGCCCTCGAAGCCGAGGTGAAGACCCATTTTCTCACGCACCCGGACGCTGAGATCTACCTGTCGATGCCCGGCATCGGCGAGATCGTCGGGGCCCGGGTGCTGGCCGAGTTCGGCGACGACCCCACCCGCTATGCATCGGCGAAGGCCCGGAAGAACTACGCCGGCACCAGCCCGGTCACCCGCGCCTCCGGCAAGGTCCACACCGTCCAGGCCCGCTATGTCCGTAACAACCGGCTCGCCGACGCACTCCAGCGCCAGGCCTTCTGCGCCCTGCAGAACTCACCGGGTGCCCGCCGCTCCTACGACAAGCAGCGAGCCCGCGACCTTGACTACAACCCCGCGCTGCGCCAGGTCGGGAACCGCCTCGTCGGCATCCTGCACGGCTGCCTCAGGACCCGCACCAACTACGACGAAGAGGCCGCCTGGGCCCACCACGGCCAACTACCAGCAGCAGCCTGA
- a CDS encoding DUF2000 domain-containing protein, with protein sequence MTTEPTAAETVRFDTKIAVLLRDDLEPWQRLNVTAFLVSGLGSQLPEVIGEPYEDADGTPYLPMFRQPVLVFEGSKEVLTAAHARALSRTLPRAVFTADLFATGHDEANRAAVRAVPRDQLDLVGLSVHGPRNAVDKVLKGARMHP encoded by the coding sequence ATGACCACCGAACCAACTGCCGCCGAAACCGTCCGCTTCGACACGAAGATCGCCGTACTGCTGCGGGACGACCTGGAGCCGTGGCAGCGGCTCAATGTGACCGCGTTCCTGGTGAGCGGGTTGGGCTCGCAGCTCCCCGAGGTGATCGGGGAACCGTACGAGGACGCCGACGGGACGCCGTACCTGCCGATGTTCCGGCAGCCGGTACTGGTCTTCGAGGGCTCGAAGGAAGTGCTCACGGCGGCGCACGCCCGGGCACTGTCCCGGACCCTGCCGAGGGCCGTCTTCACCGCGGACCTCTTCGCCACGGGCCACGACGAGGCCAACCGGGCGGCCGTACGGGCCGTACCGCGCGATCAGTTGGACCTGGTGGGGCTCTCCGTGCACGGGCCGCGCAACGCGGTCGACAAGGTGCTCAAGGGGGCGCGGATGCATCCGTAA
- a CDS encoding Yip1 family protein — MAGFKGRQREGGRQQGGYPPQYGQQAPPGPYAPGHGGPGHVAGGGAGAGAPYGSPYGNGHGQAPSGEPEYYAPAPGYDDGPGHTRAFTFGGDAGVAGPYPAGADPYPAGPGAPYGDDNVATYRAGQSATPPAGPRLHWKDLLRGIVRHPNRTFWQMRDHAVWAPALIVTFVYGLLAVFGFDAARHDILGSTLSTSVPWVLTTGIAVVICGFTLSAVTNTLARQLGGDGAWAPTIGLAMLITSLTDAPRLLFALFLGGGNGFVQLLGWLTWLACGWLLTSMVSKSHDLPWLRALGAASIQLVALLMLFKLPLI; from the coding sequence GTGGCAGGTTTTAAGGGACGACAGCGCGAGGGCGGCCGGCAGCAGGGCGGATATCCGCCGCAGTACGGGCAGCAGGCCCCGCCCGGGCCGTACGCACCGGGTCATGGCGGGCCGGGTCACGTGGCCGGCGGCGGGGCGGGTGCCGGGGCGCCGTACGGATCTCCGTACGGGAACGGCCACGGCCAGGCGCCCTCGGGCGAGCCGGAGTACTACGCGCCCGCCCCCGGGTACGACGACGGGCCCGGGCACACCAGGGCCTTCACCTTCGGCGGGGACGCGGGGGTCGCCGGCCCGTACCCGGCGGGCGCGGACCCGTACCCGGCCGGTCCCGGGGCCCCCTACGGCGACGACAACGTGGCCACGTACCGCGCCGGCCAGTCCGCGACCCCGCCGGCCGGCCCGCGCCTGCACTGGAAGGACCTGCTGCGCGGCATCGTGCGGCACCCGAACCGGACCTTCTGGCAGATGCGGGACCACGCGGTGTGGGCGCCCGCCCTCATCGTCACCTTCGTCTACGGCCTGCTCGCGGTCTTCGGCTTCGACGCGGCACGGCACGACATCCTCGGCTCCACCCTGTCCACCAGCGTCCCGTGGGTGCTGACCACCGGTATCGCGGTGGTGATCTGCGGCTTCACCCTCAGCGCGGTCACCAACACGCTGGCCCGCCAGCTCGGCGGCGACGGCGCCTGGGCCCCCACCATCGGCCTGGCGATGCTCATCACGTCGCTGACCGACGCCCCGCGGTTGCTCTTCGCGCTCTTCCTCGGCGGCGGCAACGGCTTCGTGCAGCTGCTCGGCTGGCTGACCTGGCTGGCCTGCGGGTGGCTGCTGACGTCGATGGTGAGCAAGTCGCACGACTTGCCGTGGCTCAGGGCGCTGGGGGCGGCGTCGATCCAGTTGGTGGCGCTGCTGATGCTGTTCAAGCTGCCGCTGATCTGA
- a CDS encoding RHS repeat-associated core domain-containing protein has product MAVCAALLQVVPAQAASGVKLPPLPKPTSVPVTPVASHYTKPKAMPSFRSGTVSWPSGQADVSLDTSSVGIPKRAGSLPVWVGPKANKGRPAAGSAEAKSATGTTVASGTPSGVGVQVLPQSKAQAVGVNGVLLSLTRTDGAGKAPAGLGLILDYGQFAQGFGGDWASRLHLVSLPACALTTPEKAECRTQTPVASSDDANARTLTADVNLAAASPDTVLAAAGAAGGGGGDFAATSLQPSSTWQAGGSSDAFSWSYPIVTPTVPGGLAPKVSLDYNSQSQDGLTSSTNNQASSIGDGFDYDPGFIERSYQSCDQNPAGATKTEDNCWSDSNTLTMSLAGQSSTLIKDDTTGDWHPQDDANERIQYETGAVNGAQNGEYWVVTTDDGTQYYFGRNQLPGYASGDTATNSVWTEPVYATKSGQPCYNATFANSWCQQAYRWNLDYVVDAHQDAVSYYYTDDTGYYARDLGTTANTPYTRGGYLKQIDYGQRAGQVYSTTPTGRIVFDVNGRCDTSTTGCAVSTLTSGTAKDWPDVPFDLQCAQNAACTVASPTFWSKYELTGIDTEAGTALTPVDSYTFTHTFPATGDSTTPSLWLSSIVRTGKDATGGGPTTAISVPPVTLTGRPLANRVNVTDGYPPITRHRLDTIVTETGETISVDYSTAACAAGTPGDPSQNTKLCYPAYWTPGGQTDPVMDWFNKYIVTAVTEQDPNSGGVDDDVTTHYTPIGTPAWHYDDNPLTPTTQRTWNEFRGYQGMKVTTGTAPDPVTETDYTYFRGMDGDTLPSSGTRSATVTDSRGDPAVTDLDQYAGMPYETVVYDGAGSGKVVTDTITDPWTSASQAAHSLGTVLPAQHAYFTGQSRERVYTPFSDGRTGETETDYTHDAYGRVAKTDDLGDVTTAADDQCATVTYADNTTAWILDAPAENVTVAVKCATTPALPHDAVSDTRTYYDGSTVLGAAPTAGSVTLTQNAASYSGATPSFVTMSSSTVDVYGRTLTATDADNRTTKTLYTPATGASPTSVSVTDPKLFTTVTTYDPLRDVALQSTDPAGYVTKHQYDALGRSTADFKPGINAAVDKHTYTISNSGPSVVTTQTLNNDAHDTYRTSEVLYDALLRQRESQTATMDGGRDVTDTVYNTDGWQASTTDAYYTTGAPSGTLVQAQVGDVPSATGYLYDGTGRQTAVISYKLGTETWRSTTSYGGNVTTTVPPKGSVAQSTFTDARGNTTDLYQYHQGVPADPADPAADYSAMRYTYDASGDRTGETDAAGNSWSWSYDLLGNQTSATDPDTGTSSSTYDNAGQVLTSTDARGKQTTYTYDADGRKTFAYDTSGSAAPAAANEIGAWTYDTLKKGLPTASTSYRVGTTSPSVTTTVLNYNGLGEPGSQRETLANLPTAEAALEPSGGYITSRTYTAVTGLLASQSYPAAGGLPGEQLLYGYDLYGEPTSAGSDSSTVGWAYVAAVGYDELGKPLQYTMGTTGSGAALRLSYDEQTQRLTDAQTTTTSSATVVDDTKYSYSDADVSAGSGLVTSTTNKQNSGAVTDTQCFQYDYATRLSAAWTATDACAATPAPGNSTTVGDPNPYWQSWTYDAAGNRKTQTDHDTGGAVAGDTTTSYTYPGQGSATDQPNTLTSTAATGPAATAHTAGYTYDAAGNDTSITTQAGTQTLNWNDQGDLGSLSDTATGGTTDYLYDTDGNLVLRTDPGQATLFLDGQQVVENTSTHALSGTRYYDLGGTTVAERSNTGDVQYLIPDRQGTDTLAIDYQTLAPTRRSYLPFGQSRTAPGTWPGGDDGYVGGTPDPATGLENLGAREYDPSSGRFLSADPILESTDPTQLGGYDYAGNDPVTGSDPTGTMLYDDVTGLGFGSAQGMTDWYHDQGYTDSHGHATQKFNNLLYQQAVSYGIYQYELTHPKPKPKAPKKKSAWGSFTSDLKKGAKIAYHASGAADVVGCVSDPSLGGCIKAGAMVAGFFLTGGEDEIEIAAYEAGEELAEKEAADLAEDEAEEVTEDAGSCAVGGGPHSFTGSTPVLEAGGADVPIAKVRVGDTVEATDPQTGETSAHVVEKVIRTTTDHDFTALTITPAKPAKGSASKASSAKPGSKAAAAKPATLTTTWHHPFWNATTHQWTDASKLTPGTHLLTANGTSAVVTTIRNYHSTSVTYDLTVSGLHTYYVEAGSTPILVHNCGGSVDGHSETCACDPANPRSEVTLDRDSFEAARNTGLDIVGTLDNGTRSTLRGRLESAVETFGKVTGFTGKSGGEYREFRLDVDPDKGAHINVMTGKGAAVRKYAIRWPSATVAPWMKVLQR; this is encoded by the coding sequence ATGGCCGTGTGCGCCGCGCTGTTGCAAGTGGTGCCCGCGCAGGCGGCATCCGGTGTCAAGCTGCCGCCGCTGCCGAAGCCGACGTCGGTTCCGGTCACCCCGGTGGCCTCGCACTACACCAAGCCGAAGGCCATGCCGTCCTTCCGGTCGGGTACGGTCTCCTGGCCGTCCGGGCAGGCGGATGTCTCGCTGGACACCAGCTCCGTCGGCATTCCGAAGCGCGCGGGGTCCCTGCCGGTATGGGTCGGTCCGAAGGCCAACAAGGGCCGTCCGGCGGCCGGTTCGGCCGAGGCCAAGAGCGCGACCGGCACCACCGTTGCGTCCGGCACCCCGTCCGGCGTCGGTGTCCAGGTGCTGCCCCAGAGCAAGGCCCAGGCCGTGGGCGTCAACGGCGTCCTGCTCTCGCTGACCCGCACCGACGGCGCGGGCAAGGCGCCGGCCGGCCTCGGACTCATCCTGGACTACGGCCAGTTCGCCCAGGGCTTCGGCGGCGACTGGGCCTCGCGGCTGCACCTGGTGTCGCTGCCGGCCTGCGCGCTCACCACACCCGAGAAGGCCGAGTGCCGTACCCAGACGCCGGTCGCGTCGAGCGATGACGCGAACGCCCGGACGTTGACCGCCGACGTCAACCTCGCGGCGGCCTCGCCCGACACGGTGCTGGCAGCGGCCGGTGCGGCGGGCGGCGGAGGCGGCGACTTCGCCGCCACCTCCCTCCAGCCCTCCTCGACCTGGCAGGCCGGCGGCAGCTCCGACGCCTTCTCCTGGTCGTACCCCATCGTCACGCCGACCGTCCCCGGCGGACTGGCACCCAAGGTCTCGCTCGACTACAACTCCCAGTCCCAGGACGGCCTGACGTCCTCCACGAACAACCAGGCGTCCTCGATCGGTGACGGCTTCGACTACGACCCGGGCTTCATCGAGCGCTCCTACCAGTCCTGCGACCAGAACCCGGCGGGCGCGACCAAGACCGAGGACAACTGCTGGTCCGACAGCAACACCCTCACCATGTCGCTGGCCGGCCAGTCCTCGACGCTGATCAAGGACGACACCACCGGCGACTGGCACCCGCAGGACGACGCCAACGAGCGCATCCAGTACGAGACCGGCGCCGTCAACGGCGCCCAGAACGGCGAGTACTGGGTCGTCACCACTGACGACGGCACCCAGTACTACTTCGGCCGCAACCAACTCCCGGGCTACGCCTCCGGCGACACCGCCACCAACTCCGTATGGACCGAGCCGGTCTACGCGACCAAGTCCGGACAGCCCTGCTACAACGCGACATTCGCCAACTCCTGGTGCCAGCAGGCGTACCGCTGGAACCTCGACTACGTCGTGGACGCCCACCAGGACGCGGTCTCGTACTACTACACCGACGACACCGGCTACTACGCCCGGGACCTCGGCACCACCGCCAATACCCCGTACACCCGCGGTGGTTACCTCAAGCAGATCGACTACGGCCAGCGCGCGGGCCAGGTGTACTCCACCACCCCCACCGGCCGGATCGTCTTCGACGTCAACGGCCGCTGCGACACCTCCACCACGGGCTGCGCCGTGTCCACGCTGACGTCGGGCACCGCGAAGGACTGGCCCGACGTGCCCTTCGACCTCCAGTGCGCGCAGAACGCGGCGTGCACCGTCGCCTCACCCACCTTCTGGTCGAAGTACGAACTGACCGGCATCGACACCGAGGCCGGCACGGCGCTGACTCCGGTCGACTCCTACACCTTCACCCACACCTTCCCGGCCACCGGGGACTCCACGACGCCGTCGCTGTGGCTGTCTTCGATCGTCCGCACCGGCAAGGACGCCACCGGCGGCGGCCCCACCACCGCGATATCGGTCCCGCCGGTCACCCTGACCGGGCGGCCCCTGGCGAACCGGGTGAACGTCACCGACGGCTACCCCCCGATCACCCGGCACCGGTTGGACACCATCGTCACCGAGACCGGCGAGACGATCAGCGTCGACTACTCCACGGCAGCCTGCGCCGCCGGCACACCCGGCGACCCGAGCCAGAACACCAAGCTCTGCTACCCGGCCTACTGGACGCCCGGCGGCCAGACCGACCCGGTCATGGACTGGTTCAACAAGTACATCGTCACCGCCGTCACCGAGCAGGACCCCAACAGCGGCGGCGTGGACGACGACGTCACCACCCACTACACGCCGATCGGCACCCCGGCGTGGCACTACGACGACAACCCGCTGACCCCGACCACGCAGCGGACCTGGAACGAGTTCCGCGGCTACCAGGGCATGAAGGTCACCACCGGCACCGCCCCCGACCCGGTCACCGAGACGGACTACACCTACTTCCGCGGCATGGACGGCGACACCCTGCCGAGCAGCGGCACCCGGTCGGCCACCGTCACCGACTCCCGCGGCGACCCGGCGGTCACCGACCTCGACCAGTACGCCGGCATGCCGTACGAGACCGTCGTGTACGACGGTGCGGGCAGCGGGAAGGTCGTCACCGACACCATCACCGACCCCTGGACGTCGGCGTCGCAGGCCGCCCACAGCCTCGGCACCGTACTGCCCGCCCAGCACGCGTACTTCACTGGTCAGAGCAGGGAACGCGTCTACACCCCGTTCTCCGACGGCCGTACCGGCGAGACCGAGACCGACTACACCCACGACGCCTATGGCAGGGTCGCCAAGACCGACGACCTCGGCGACGTCACCACCGCGGCCGACGACCAGTGCGCCACCGTCACGTACGCGGACAACACCACCGCGTGGATCCTGGACGCGCCGGCGGAGAACGTCACGGTCGCGGTCAAGTGCGCCACCACGCCCGCCCTTCCGCACGACGCGGTCTCCGACACCCGTACGTACTACGACGGTTCGACCGTCCTCGGTGCCGCGCCGACCGCCGGAAGCGTCACCTTGACCCAGAACGCCGCCTCGTACAGCGGCGCGACGCCCTCCTTCGTCACCATGTCGAGCAGCACCGTCGACGTGTACGGCCGCACGCTGACCGCGACCGACGCCGACAACCGCACGACTAAGACCCTCTACACCCCGGCCACCGGAGCCTCGCCGACCTCGGTCAGCGTCACCGACCCGAAGCTGTTCACCACGGTCACGACCTACGACCCGCTGCGCGACGTCGCGCTCCAGAGCACCGACCCCGCCGGATACGTCACCAAGCACCAGTACGACGCGCTCGGCCGGTCCACCGCCGACTTCAAACCCGGCATCAACGCCGCGGTCGACAAGCACACGTACACGATCTCCAACTCCGGGCCCTCGGTCGTCACCACCCAGACCCTCAACAACGACGCGCACGACACTTACCGCACCAGCGAAGTCCTCTACGACGCGCTGCTGCGGCAGCGCGAGTCCCAGACCGCCACGATGGACGGCGGCCGGGATGTGACCGACACCGTCTACAACACCGACGGCTGGCAGGCCAGCACCACCGATGCCTACTACACCACCGGTGCCCCCTCGGGCACGCTGGTCCAGGCGCAGGTGGGAGACGTCCCGTCGGCCACCGGCTACCTGTACGACGGCACGGGCCGCCAGACCGCGGTCATCTCGTACAAGCTCGGTACCGAGACCTGGCGCAGCACGACCAGTTACGGCGGCAACGTCACCACGACCGTCCCGCCCAAGGGCAGCGTCGCGCAGAGCACCTTCACCGACGCCCGCGGCAACACCACGGACCTGTACCAGTACCACCAGGGCGTACCGGCGGACCCCGCCGACCCCGCCGCCGACTACTCGGCCATGCGCTACACGTACGACGCCAGCGGCGACCGCACCGGTGAGACAGACGCGGCCGGCAACTCCTGGTCCTGGTCCTACGACCTGCTCGGCAACCAGACCTCCGCGACCGACCCGGACACCGGCACCAGCAGTTCGACGTACGACAACGCCGGCCAGGTCCTCACCTCGACGGACGCCCGCGGCAAGCAGACCACGTACACCTACGACGCCGACGGCCGGAAGACCTTCGCGTACGACACGTCCGGCAGCGCCGCCCCCGCCGCGGCGAACGAGATCGGCGCCTGGACGTACGACACCCTCAAGAAGGGCCTGCCGACCGCGTCGACGTCGTACCGGGTGGGGACGACGAGCCCGTCGGTGACGACCACGGTCCTCAACTACAACGGCCTCGGTGAGCCCGGCAGCCAGCGCGAGACGCTGGCGAACCTGCCGACGGCCGAAGCGGCCCTCGAACCGTCCGGCGGTTACATCACCAGCCGCACGTACACCGCGGTGACCGGTCTGCTGGCAAGCCAGAGCTACCCGGCGGCCGGCGGACTCCCCGGTGAGCAACTCCTTTACGGCTACGACCTGTACGGGGAGCCGACCAGCGCCGGCAGCGACAGCAGCACGGTGGGCTGGGCCTACGTGGCGGCGGTCGGCTACGACGAGTTGGGCAAGCCGCTCCAGTACACGATGGGCACCACGGGCAGCGGAGCGGCGCTGCGGCTCAGCTACGACGAGCAGACCCAGCGGCTGACCGACGCGCAGACCACCACGACGTCGTCCGCGACGGTGGTGGACGACACCAAGTACAGCTACAGCGACGCCGATGTCTCCGCCGGTTCCGGCCTGGTCACCTCGACCACCAACAAGCAGAACAGCGGCGCGGTCACCGACACCCAGTGCTTCCAGTACGACTACGCCACCCGCCTGTCCGCGGCCTGGACCGCCACCGACGCCTGCGCCGCGACGCCGGCCCCCGGCAACAGCACCACCGTCGGCGACCCCAACCCGTACTGGCAGTCGTGGACTTACGACGCGGCCGGCAACCGCAAGACGCAGACCGACCACGACACCGGCGGCGCGGTGGCCGGCGACACCACGACGTCCTACACCTACCCGGGGCAGGGCTCAGCGACCGACCAGCCGAACACCCTCACCAGCACCGCCGCCACCGGCCCGGCCGCGACGGCGCACACCGCCGGTTACACCTACGACGCGGCCGGGAACGACACCTCGATCACCACGCAGGCCGGCACCCAGACCCTGAACTGGAACGACCAGGGCGACCTCGGCTCGCTGTCCGACACCGCGACCGGCGGCACCACCGACTACCTCTACGACACCGACGGCAACCTCGTGCTGCGCACCGATCCGGGACAGGCGACGCTGTTCCTGGACGGCCAGCAGGTCGTGGAGAACACCTCCACCCACGCGCTGTCCGGCACCCGCTACTACGACCTCGGCGGCACGACGGTCGCCGAGCGTTCCAACACCGGTGACGTGCAGTACCTGATCCCGGACCGGCAGGGCACCGACACCCTGGCGATCGACTACCAGACGCTGGCCCCGACCCGCCGTTCCTACCTGCCCTTCGGCCAGTCCCGCACCGCGCCGGGCACGTGGCCGGGCGGTGACGACGGTTATGTGGGCGGGACACCGGATCCGGCGACGGGGCTGGAGAACCTCGGGGCGCGGGAGTACGACCCGTCCTCCGGCCGGTTCTTGTCGGCGGACCCGATCCTGGAGTCCACCGACCCGACGCAGCTGGGCGGTTACGACTACGCGGGCAACGATCCGGTGACCGGGTCGGACCCGACCGGCACGATGCTCTACGACGACGTGACGGGTCTGGGCTTCGGCAGCGCGCAGGGGATGACGGACTGGTACCACGACCAGGGTTACACCGACAGCCACGGGCACGCCACGCAGAAGTTCAACAACCTCCTCTACCAGCAGGCGGTCTCGTACGGCATCTACCAGTACGAGCTGACCCACCCGAAGCCCAAGCCGAAGGCGCCTAAGAAGAAGTCCGCGTGGGGCTCCTTCACAAGTGACCTGAAGAAGGGCGCGAAGATCGCGTACCACGCCTCGGGGGCCGCGGACGTGGTCGGCTGTGTCTCCGACCCCTCCCTGGGCGGCTGCATCAAGGCCGGCGCCATGGTCGCGGGCTTCTTCCTCACCGGCGGCGAGGACGAGATCGAGATCGCCGCGTACGAGGCGGGCGAGGAACTCGCGGAGAAGGAGGCCGCGGACCTCGCGGAGGACGAGGCCGAGGAGGTGACGGAGGACGCGGGTTCGTGCGCGGTCGGTGGAGGCCCGCACAGCTTCACCGGCAGTACCCCGGTCCTGGAGGCAGGCGGCGCGGACGTCCCCATCGCCAAGGTGCGGGTGGGCGACACCGTAGAGGCGACCGACCCGCAGACCGGCGAAACCTCAGCCCACGTGGTCGAAAAGGTCATCCGCACGACAACGGACCACGACTTCACCGCCCTGACGATCACCCCGGCGAAGCCGGCGAAGGGCTCGGCGTCCAAGGCAAGCTCGGCGAAGCCCGGGTCCAAGGCGGCCGCCGCCAAGCCGGCCACGCTGACCACCACCTGGCACCACCCCTTCTGGAACGCCACCACCCACCAGTGGACCGACGCTTCCAAACTGACCCCCGGCACGCACCTCCTGACAGCCAACGGCACCTCCGCAGTCGTCACCACCATCCGTAACTACCACAGCACCTCGGTCACCTACGACCTCACCGTGTCGGGCCTCCACACGTACTATGTCGAAGCGGGCAGCACTCCAATCCTGGTCCACAACTGCGGTGGATCGGTTGATGGGCACTCGGAGACTTGTGCATGCGACCCGGCGAATCCGAGAAGTGAAGTCACGCTTGACAGAGACTCGTTCGAGGCGGCCAGGAACACCGGGTTGGACATCGTGGGGACGCTCGATAATGGTACTCGGAGCACTCTCAGGGGGCGATTGGAGAGCGCCGTCGAAACCTTCGGAAAGGTGACTGGATTCACCGGAAAAAGTGGCGGTGAATACAGGGAGTTCCGCTTGGATGTTGACCCTGATAAGGGTGCGCACATCAATGTTATGACGGGCAAGGGTGCAGCCGTTCGTAAATACGCCATAAGGTGGCCATCCGCGACCGTCGCACCCTGGATGAAGGTGCTTCAAAGATGA
- the dcd gene encoding dCTP deaminase, producing MLLSDKDIRTEIDNGHVRVDPFEPSMVQPSSIDVRLDRFFRVFENHRYPHIDPAVEQPDLTRLVEPEGDDAFILHPGEFVLASTYEVITLPDDIASRLEGKSSLGRLGLLTHSTAGFIDPGFSGHVTLELSNVATLPIKLWPGMKIGQLCLFRLSSPAEFPYGSQHYGSRYQGQRGPTASRSFLNFHRTQV from the coding sequence GTGCTTCTCTCAGACAAGGACATCCGGACCGAAATCGACAACGGCCACGTACGCGTGGATCCGTTCGAGCCGTCGATGGTGCAGCCGTCGAGCATCGACGTACGGCTGGACCGGTTCTTCCGGGTCTTCGAGAACCACCGGTACCCGCACATCGACCCCGCCGTCGAACAGCCCGATCTGACCCGGCTGGTGGAGCCGGAAGGCGACGACGCGTTCATCCTGCACCCCGGCGAGTTCGTCCTCGCGTCCACGTATGAAGTGATCACGCTGCCGGACGACATCGCCTCCCGCCTGGAGGGCAAGTCGAGTCTGGGGCGGCTGGGGCTGCTCACGCACTCGACGGCCGGCTTCATCGACCCGGGCTTCTCCGGGCACGTGACCCTGGAGCTGTCGAACGTGGCCACGCTCCCGATCAAGCTGTGGCCCGGCATGAAGATCGGCCAGCTCTGCCTCTTCCGGCTCTCCTCACCGGCCGAATTCCCGTACGGTTCCCAGCACTACGGGTCCCGCTACCAGGGCCAGCGCGGGCCGACCGCCTCCCGCTCGTTCCTCAACTTCCACCGCACCCAGGTCTGA